Proteins encoded in a region of the Candidatus Zixiibacteriota bacterium genome:
- a CDS encoding UDP-2,3-diacylglucosamine diphosphatase: MALYIFSDAHLGAHSDELETLKRQKIAALFDMVRTDGDRLVILGDLFDFWFEYKHAIPKDHHRVLCMLDGLIQQGIRIDYVSGNHDFWMGDFFTKEMGVAVHRDTLDLGYEGKRLHLIHGDGLAKADKGYRFLKRILRNRVNIWLYRKLTPDWAIPLAKAVSGSSRNYTSGRDPDFVADYEEYAKEKLSGNYDIVAIGHLHIPAIKQFDSGTYINTGDFIESFTYAKVGDGKCELVNLL; the protein is encoded by the coding sequence ATGGCCCTATACATCTTTTCAGATGCACATCTCGGAGCACACTCTGATGAGTTAGAGACCCTCAAGCGGCAGAAGATAGCGGCGCTGTTTGATATGGTGCGTACCGACGGTGACCGCCTGGTGATTCTGGGCGACCTGTTCGACTTTTGGTTTGAGTACAAGCACGCCATTCCCAAAGATCACCATCGAGTTCTCTGCATGCTCGATGGCTTGATTCAACAAGGTATCCGGATAGACTATGTCAGCGGCAACCATGATTTCTGGATGGGTGACTTTTTCACGAAGGAGATGGGTGTCGCGGTACATCGTGACACCCTTGATCTGGGATACGAAGGGAAACGGCTCCATCTGATACATGGCGACGGCCTGGCCAAAGCTGACAAAGGCTATCGTTTCCTCAAGCGTATCCTTCGCAACCGGGTCAATATCTGGCTCTACCGAAAACTCACACCCGATTGGGCGATTCCGCTGGCCAAAGCAGTGTCGGGCTCCTCGCGCAATTACACGTCCGGTCGTGATCCGGACTTTGTCGCCGATTATGAAGAGTATGCGAAAGAGAAACTGTCCGGCAACTACGACATTGTGGCCATCGGGCACTTGCACATTCCCGCGATCAAGCAGTTTGACAGTGGCACTTACATAAACACCGGCGATTTTATCGAGAGCTTCACGTATGCGAAGGTTGGTGATGGAAAGTGCGAATTGGTCAACCTACTTTGA